A genomic segment from Janthinobacterium sp. 64 encodes:
- a CDS encoding M48 family metallopeptidase, translating to MKTIKVGDQQLDLFAHDVSTSTPPAVRPTAPPAPPVAPPLVAPAPPIVRPVPPPLPSPPRPADGPPLRQLQLGSHLVEFALRRSTRRSIGFMIDDNGLRVTAPKRVTLAEIDNAIRAKQSWIVSKLLERGERKVQRQQRPPVAWVDGAVLPYLGGDITLRLHQAPRHRASFQRETNELHVWVTPTGSEQQLKEKVKGWFQHEARQLFEARLDVYADKLGVQYDSLSLSSAGTRWGSCTIERKIRLNWRLIHFALPLIDYVVAHELSHLLEMNHSPRFWATVESIYPDYDGAKQALRKRSQELPVLFQ from the coding sequence ATGAAGACCATCAAGGTCGGCGACCAGCAACTGGATCTGTTCGCGCATGACGTCTCGACCAGCACGCCCCCGGCGGTGCGCCCTACGGCACCGCCAGCGCCGCCCGTGGCACCACCGCTAGTGGCCCCCGCGCCACCCATCGTTCGCCCCGTTCCACCGCCCCTGCCTTCTCCGCCACGCCCTGCCGATGGCCCTCCGCTGCGTCAGCTGCAGCTGGGCAGCCACCTCGTCGAATTCGCCCTGCGCCGCTCCACGCGCCGTTCCATCGGCTTCATGATCGACGATAACGGCTTGCGCGTGACCGCGCCCAAGCGCGTCACCCTGGCCGAGATCGACAACGCCATCCGCGCCAAGCAGAGCTGGATCGTCTCCAAGCTGCTGGAGCGGGGCGAGCGCAAAGTGCAGCGCCAGCAGCGCCCGCCCGTGGCCTGGGTCGATGGCGCCGTGCTGCCTTACCTCGGCGGCGACATCACCCTGCGATTGCACCAGGCGCCGCGCCACCGCGCCAGCTTCCAGCGCGAGACGAATGAACTGCACGTATGGGTCACGCCCACGGGCAGCGAACAGCAGTTGAAGGAAAAAGTGAAGGGCTGGTTCCAGCACGAAGCGCGCCAGCTGTTCGAAGCGCGCCTGGACGTATATGCGGACAAGCTGGGCGTGCAGTACGATTCGCTGTCGCTGTCGTCGGCCGGCACGCGCTGGGGCAGCTGCACCATCGAGCGCAAGATTCGCCTGAACTGGCGTTTGATCCACTTTGCCCTGCCGCTGATCGACTACGTGGTGGCGCATGAACTGTCGCACCTGCTGGAAATGAACCACAGCCCCCGCTTCTGGGCCACCGTGGAGTCGATTTATCCCGATTATGATGGCGCCAAGCAGGCGCTCAGAAAACGCTCGCAGGAGTTGCCCGTTTTGTTCCAATGA
- a CDS encoding lysophospholipid acyltransferase family protein, with amino-acid sequence MRNISLFLRSLLFMTIMIVATIVWACVCFFAAPLSYNKRYWVTSRWNVFILWCAKVICGIRYEVKGAENFPDAPAIVLSKHQSAWETIFLLPSLPRPLVYVFKKEILYIPFFGWAMALLRMIPIDRKQGKHAFKSVVAHGKRRLADGQWIIMFPEGTRIPVGQAGKYKSGGTRLAIATGAVVVPIAHNSGECWPKQSFLKRPGLITVSIGKPISPEGQTPDSMMQQVENWIESEMRVISPHAYNAG; translated from the coding sequence TTGCGTAATATTTCCCTGTTCCTGCGATCCCTGCTGTTCATGACCATCATGATCGTGGCCACCATCGTCTGGGCCTGCGTGTGCTTTTTTGCCGCGCCGTTGAGCTACAACAAGCGCTATTGGGTCACCTCGCGCTGGAACGTGTTTATCCTGTGGTGCGCCAAGGTCATTTGCGGCATCCGCTATGAAGTCAAGGGCGCCGAGAACTTCCCCGACGCGCCGGCCATCGTGCTGTCGAAGCACCAGTCGGCCTGGGAAACCATCTTCCTGCTGCCCAGCCTTCCCCGTCCGCTCGTGTATGTGTTCAAGAAGGAGATTCTGTACATTCCGTTCTTTGGCTGGGCCATGGCGCTGCTGCGCATGATTCCCATCGACCGCAAGCAGGGCAAGCATGCGTTCAAGAGCGTCGTCGCGCATGGCAAACGCCGGCTGGCTGACGGCCAATGGATTATCATGTTCCCTGAAGGTACCCGCATCCCCGTGGGGCAGGCGGGCAAGTACAAGAGCGGTGGCACGCGCCTGGCCATTGCCACGGGCGCCGTGGTGGTGCCGATTGCGCATAACTCAGGCGAATGCTGGCCCAAGCAGTCATTCCTCAAACGCCCGGGACTGATCACCGTCTCGATAGGCAAACCGATTTCGCCGGAAGGGCAAACCCCGGACAGCATGATGCAACAGGTGGAAAATTGGATAGAATCAGAAATGCGCGTCATTTCGCCTCACGCCTACAACGCTGGCTAG
- the gmhB gene encoding D-glycero-beta-D-manno-heptose 1,7-bisphosphate 7-phosphatase, giving the protein MGIPALKLIILDRDGVINHDSPDFIKSPAEWLPIPGSLEAIARLNQAGYRVIVASNQSGIAREYFDMTVLNAIHQKMHTLAQQVGADIDAIFFCPHAGADNCDCRKPKPGMFHEISKRYNTSLKGVPTVGDSLRDLQAGFISGCVPYLVLTGKGEKTNETGGLPPGTQVFPDLAAVVSHLLKAPAASAPNVAFSI; this is encoded by the coding sequence ATGGGCATTCCGGCGCTGAAACTGATTATTCTCGACCGCGACGGCGTCATTAATCATGACTCGCCGGACTTCATCAAATCGCCTGCCGAATGGCTGCCGATCCCCGGTTCGCTCGAAGCGATCGCCCGCCTGAACCAGGCAGGCTATCGCGTCATCGTCGCCTCGAACCAGTCGGGCATCGCGCGCGAATATTTCGACATGACGGTGCTGAACGCGATCCACCAGAAGATGCATACGCTGGCGCAGCAGGTCGGCGCCGATATCGACGCCATCTTCTTTTGCCCGCACGCGGGCGCGGACAATTGCGACTGCCGCAAGCCGAAACCGGGCATGTTCCATGAAATCTCGAAGCGCTACAACACCAGCCTGAAAGGCGTGCCCACCGTTGGCGATTCGCTGCGCGACCTGCAGGCAGGTTTCATCAGCGGCTGCGTGCCCTACCTGGTCTTGACGGGCAAGGGCGAAAAAACCAACGAAACAGGCGGCCTGCCACCCGGCACCCAGGTCTTCCCCGACCTGGCCGCCGTGGTCAGCCACCTGCTCAAGGCGCCAGCAGCATCTGCGCCCAACGTGGCATTCAGTATCTAA